The Pseudomonas sp. TH06 genome has a window encoding:
- a CDS encoding reverse transcriptase domain-containing protein: protein MRLEKQLEVIILEEAEKLITRYHEYHNRVHLEAKRNARRLGDAAPTKKIYTPDYWDINKKYNPFYVRSKHKSIARSIAKKIEDRTYTPNSPYIKSVPKPDGGIRKVAIYQIPDAAISKMFFNRLLAKNRHRFSSFSYAYRNDRNVHFAIQDISVDLRRNERTFLAEFDFSDFFGSISHSFLKDQFLENGFFISPEEKFIVNSFLRERKVGVPQGTSISLFLANLTCWKFDQDLEREGVKFSRYADDTIVWSPDYSKICNAFGYINDFSKQAGVKINVTKSEGISLLTKDGLPSEIVAKTRLNFLGYALSVDKVSIKDKSLKKIQKQISYILYRNLVQPLKQQSLAGQRIPANDKDVNLMSAILEVRRYMYGGLSHKQIKDYLSGRAKRIYFKGVMSFYPLVDDVIQLTMLDGWLLSVIHRTLKLRSTLLISHGHNRSNRFPFNASRIQLLNTCSKNPLLEIPSFLLIQKALKKGLVESGIERVMNPDSLNYDYR, encoded by the coding sequence ATGAGGTTAGAGAAACAACTTGAAGTTATAATTCTTGAGGAGGCCGAGAAGTTAATTACTCGCTATCATGAATACCATAATAGAGTGCATCTTGAAGCCAAGAGGAATGCAAGACGTCTCGGGGATGCCGCGCCTACCAAAAAAATATATACACCTGACTATTGGGATATCAATAAAAAGTACAATCCATTCTATGTCAGGAGCAAACACAAAAGTATTGCTCGATCAATTGCGAAAAAAATAGAAGATCGTACCTACACCCCGAACAGTCCATACATTAAATCTGTTCCTAAGCCTGATGGCGGTATAAGAAAGGTAGCAATCTACCAAATTCCCGACGCGGCCATATCAAAGATGTTCTTCAATAGACTTCTGGCTAAAAATCGACATCGCTTTAGCTCATTTTCTTATGCCTACCGAAATGACAGGAATGTTCATTTTGCAATACAAGATATCTCCGTTGACCTTCGAAGAAACGAAAGAACATTTTTAGCTGAGTTTGATTTTTCGGACTTTTTCGGATCTATTTCTCATTCATTCCTTAAAGACCAGTTCTTAGAGAATGGATTTTTTATCAGTCCAGAAGAAAAATTCATAGTTAATTCGTTTTTGAGAGAGAGAAAGGTTGGCGTTCCTCAGGGCACATCCATTAGTCTTTTTTTGGCAAATCTGACCTGTTGGAAATTCGACCAAGATTTGGAACGGGAAGGTGTAAAGTTTTCGCGCTATGCCGATGATACAATTGTATGGTCTCCAGACTACTCAAAAATATGTAACGCATTTGGTTATATCAATGATTTCTCCAAACAAGCGGGCGTTAAAATCAACGTCACTAAGTCCGAAGGAATATCACTACTAACGAAAGATGGCTTACCATCTGAAATAGTTGCAAAAACGCGTCTAAACTTCTTAGGATATGCTCTTTCAGTTGACAAGGTCTCGATTAAAGACAAATCACTTAAAAAAATTCAGAAGCAAATCTCATATATTCTCTATCGTAATTTAGTTCAGCCTCTCAAGCAGCAAAGTCTGGCAGGCCAGCGCATACCAGCGAATGATAAAGACGTCAATCTGATGTCGGCCATTTTGGAGGTGCGCAGATATATGTATGGAGGCCTCAGCCATAAACAAATTAAAGATTATTTGTCTGGCAGGGCCAAAAGAATATATTTCAAGGGGGTGATGAGCTTTTATCCCTTGGTCGATGACGTCATTCAGCTAACGATGCTTGATGGATGGCTCCTCTCAGTTATTCATCGAACTTTAAAGTTGCGCTCAACGCTACTTATAAGCCACGGACATAATAGATCGAATCGTTTTCCTTTTAACGCATCTAGAATACAACTCTTAAATACCTGCTCAAAAAATCCATTGCTCGAAATTCCTAGTTTTTTACTAATACAAAAGGCCTTGAAGAAAGGATTGGTTGAGAGTGGCATTGAAAGGGTTATGAATCCCGACTCTCTAAACTATGACTATCGCTGA
- a CDS encoding glycosyltransferase family 39 protein encodes MSRAAPSLFLLAALLFFFALGNHQLQGSTEARVAGIAMEMHLDDDWVTPRLFGEPFLEKPPLSLWLDASAMRVFGVSPWAVRLASAVAGLLSVMLLYGMLRRFERPKAIAWTAGILLATMASYWSNVRGVGEDALLALGVTAALLGFFQAQRASTAGSSLLFVVGIAIATLSKGVLGLAMPGVVIFAYLLADNLIDKRLKIGDWLRPGLLTLVGLIPLLIWLAVLYQRGGLQAVSEVLLTNSVGRFSGSFVEAGHYEPFYYYLAKLPEAFLPWNILVYLGLWHFRKQLKANRYLLFFSLWIVAQFIMLTLASSKRTVYLMSMTPAAAVIAAEYAWVLFERLKVYEGANRLVGRIARHRQALAIGVLTVVIASYLGAAQWALPHADKKLSFLPLTEHIQTLQAEGHQVALFQANERVGGASVFYTQQVLKGLDTDAQLRDFLSASTSNVALMAGDSLPAAPLKVLNTLMVGRQAYYFVSY; translated from the coding sequence ATGTCGCGTGCCGCCCCGTCGCTGTTTCTGCTTGCTGCCCTGCTGTTTTTCTTCGCATTGGGCAATCATCAATTGCAAGGTTCCACCGAAGCCCGCGTTGCCGGGATCGCCATGGAGATGCATCTGGACGACGACTGGGTGACGCCCCGTCTGTTCGGCGAGCCCTTTCTGGAAAAACCACCGCTGAGTTTATGGCTCGACGCCAGCGCCATGCGCGTATTTGGCGTCTCGCCGTGGGCCGTGCGGTTGGCGTCGGCGGTGGCCGGGCTGCTCAGCGTGATGTTGTTGTACGGCATGTTGCGGCGCTTCGAACGCCCGAAAGCGATCGCCTGGACGGCAGGCATTCTGCTTGCGACGATGGCCAGCTACTGGAGCAACGTGCGTGGTGTCGGCGAGGATGCACTGCTCGCTCTCGGCGTGACGGCAGCGCTGTTGGGTTTTTTCCAGGCGCAGCGCGCATCGACCGCCGGCAGTTCGCTGCTGTTTGTCGTCGGGATCGCCATCGCCACGCTGAGTAAAGGCGTGCTGGGGCTGGCGATGCCGGGCGTGGTGATTTTCGCTTATCTGCTGGCGGATAACCTGATCGACAAACGCCTGAAGATCGGCGATTGGCTGCGGCCGGGGCTGCTGACACTGGTCGGGTTGATTCCGCTGCTGATCTGGCTGGCGGTGCTGTATCAGCGCGGCGGTCTGCAAGCGGTCAGTGAAGTGTTGCTGACCAACAGCGTCGGACGCTTCAGCGGATCGTTCGTCGAGGCCGGGCACTACGAGCCGTTCTACTACTACCTGGCCAAACTGCCCGAGGCGTTCCTGCCGTGGAACATTCTGGTGTATCTGGGGCTATGGCATTTCCGTAAACAGTTGAAGGCCAATCGTTACCTGCTGTTTTTCAGCCTGTGGATCGTTGCGCAATTCATCATGCTGACCCTGGCGTCGAGCAAGCGCACGGTGTACCTGATGTCGATGACACCGGCGGCGGCGGTGATTGCTGCGGAGTATGCGTGGGTACTGTTCGAGCGATTGAAAGTGTACGAAGGCGCCAATCGGCTCGTCGGAAGAATCGCCCGTCATCGTCAGGCGTTGGCAATTGGCGTACTGACCGTGGTGATCGCCAGCTATCTGGGTGCCGCACAGTGGGCGCTGCCGCATGCGGATAAAAAACTGTCGTTCCTGCCGCTGACCGAACACATTCAGACGCTGCAAGCCGAAGGGCATCAAGTGGCATTGTTTCAAGCCAATGAGCGGGTTGGCGGGGCGAGCGTTTTCTACACGCAGCAGGTGCTCAAGGGGCTGGATACTGATGCGCAGCTACGGGACTTCCTCAGTGCATCGACATCAAACGTGGCGTTGATGGCCGGCGACAGCCTCCCCGCCGCACCGCTCAAAGTGCTCAACACCTTGATGGTCGGACGGCAGGCGTACTACTTCGTCAGCTACTGA
- the rimJ gene encoding ribosomal protein S5-alanine N-acetyltransferase, producing MPLLTLPCQRLTLAILDPDQAKLESDFYQLNQRHLAPWSPIRTTDYFSTEQIQRRLDIQANAFEAGLAMHFALLTPDGQQMIGACNFSGIIRGAFQACYLGYHIDAAHQGQGLMQEGLEAGIDYMFDTQNLHRIMANYIPGNERSARLLERLGFEQEGYAKAYLNIAGRWQDHVLTALVNQAFEAPDQRWSRRLS from the coding sequence ATGCCGCTGTTGACCCTGCCCTGCCAACGCCTGACGCTCGCCATCCTTGACCCGGATCAGGCCAAACTGGAAAGCGATTTCTACCAACTCAACCAGCGTCACCTCGCGCCGTGGTCCCCCATCCGTACCACTGACTATTTTTCCACCGAGCAGATTCAACGCCGCCTCGATATCCAGGCCAACGCGTTCGAAGCCGGGTTGGCGATGCATTTCGCCCTGTTGACGCCCGACGGCCAGCAGATGATCGGCGCGTGCAATTTCAGCGGGATCATTCGCGGGGCGTTTCAGGCCTGTTACCTGGGTTATCACATCGACGCAGCGCATCAGGGTCAGGGTTTGATGCAGGAAGGCCTGGAGGCTGGCATCGACTACATGTTCGACACCCAGAACCTGCACCGGATCATGGCCAATTACATTCCCGGCAACGAGCGCAGTGCGCGGTTGCTGGAGCGACTGGGCTTTGAACAAGAGGGTTACGCCAAGGCGTATCTGAACATTGCCGGGCGCTGGCAGGATCATGTGCTGACGGCGTTGGTCAATCAGGCGTTCGAAGCGCCGGATCAGCGTTGGTCGCGTCGTTTGAGCTGA
- a CDS encoding DUF6367 family protein encodes MSVNDSLRKPLDSEPDGPYGEITDISIILTETALSRVGVSLESHWKEAGKGWMYRVDSADPKIPQLRHVHIAKTKNKSAKNMQVSWNVDGTRHDKASFNVDLSKQKYVRELAMRVLKLSDTVSLENADTHKINFEPLQSDVPTASQDGSEVYIRFGHIETIKTRLPAWLRI; translated from the coding sequence ATGAGCGTTAATGACAGCTTGAGAAAGCCGCTGGACTCTGAACCAGATGGCCCGTATGGTGAAATTACCGATATCTCTATAATTCTGACTGAGACTGCACTAAGTCGCGTCGGGGTTTCGTTGGAGAGTCATTGGAAGGAGGCGGGAAAAGGTTGGATGTACCGGGTCGATTCAGCTGATCCCAAAATCCCACAGCTACGCCATGTGCATATAGCCAAGACTAAGAATAAATCAGCCAAGAATATGCAAGTTTCGTGGAACGTGGACGGCACCCGGCATGACAAGGCATCTTTCAACGTTGACCTTAGCAAGCAGAAGTACGTTCGTGAACTGGCAATGAGGGTTTTGAAGCTGAGTGATACCGTTAGCCTAGAAAACGCAGATACTCATAAAATCAACTTTGAGCCTCTACAAAGCGACGTGCCGACAGCTTCACAGGATGGATCAGAAGTCTATATACGCTTTGGTCATATTGAAACTATTAAGACACGCCTCCCCGCTTGGCTAAGAATATAG
- a CDS encoding phosphatase PAP2 family protein, whose product MKSRFYAVNFGIPLACAALVFLMFDMTTIDIQFSNLLFDPLSQSFPLDKVHFFEKLTHKWARIIPNWTAEIALIGAMLSLVWPLVNPQKRPRLGAFLERSRVAPVLRFAADHRRDFFFVVVAFAVCTGVIHFLKSHTSVYCPIETTLYGGKMAHIEWYSNFQLFHEAGSGRCWPGGHASGGFTMLALYFVARRYQWRFSSAILWGSLLLGFIYGTTRVLQGWHYMSHTFWAGIFVWLACLLTALAFYGRARLEKPVLQTRDIAPSAELEMQR is encoded by the coding sequence TCGACATGACCACCATCGACATTCAGTTCAGCAACCTGTTGTTCGATCCGCTCAGCCAATCCTTTCCGCTCGACAAGGTCCACTTCTTTGAAAAACTCACGCACAAATGGGCGCGGATCATTCCGAACTGGACTGCCGAAATCGCCCTGATCGGCGCGATGCTGTCGCTGGTCTGGCCGCTGGTTAATCCACAGAAACGGCCACGACTCGGCGCATTCCTGGAACGCAGCAGAGTCGCGCCAGTCCTGCGCTTTGCCGCTGATCATCGACGGGATTTTTTCTTCGTGGTGGTCGCGTTCGCGGTCTGCACCGGGGTGATCCATTTCCTCAAATCGCACACCAGCGTTTATTGCCCGATCGAGACCACGCTGTACGGCGGCAAAATGGCCCACATTGAGTGGTACAGCAATTTCCAACTGTTCCATGAGGCGGGGAGTGGACGTTGCTGGCCGGGCGGACATGCCTCCGGTGGTTTCACCATGCTCGCGCTGTACTTTGTGGCGCGGCGTTATCAATGGCGTTTTTCCAGTGCCATTTTGTGGGGCTCGCTGTTGCTCGGTTTTATCTACGGCACGACGCGCGTTCTGCAGGGCTGGCACTACATGTCCCACACGTTCTGGGCCGGAATCTTTGTGTGGCTGGCGTGTTTGCTGACGGCGCTGGCGTTTTACGGGCGGGCGCGGCTCGAGAAGCCGGTATTGCAGACCAGGGACATTGCGCCCTCGGCAGAACTTGAAATGCAACGATAA
- a CDS encoding YfjI family protein: MQQLDPKLELPRPPRPLIESNPVTQPYPVQALGGILGPAVERMAGVIGVPQALAAQSVLAASALATQGHAGLQLDGRNYPLSLYLITVAASGDRKTAADRCALLPARQWEREQWQRYREQLALYRAAQRQAQRANPVDPAPTNGVLLEAEPSAPRLITTDPTIEALIKGLCHDLPSMGLFCDEGGQFLGSSTMSRDHRLKAVTTLSSLWDGSPIDRARSMTGESLRAYDRRLSLHLMLQPYLAMQLLSDPLLQGQGILGRCLMTWPTSLAGQRSYQAVDLSKDAALKRYHHRLSALFRQPWSLSPDGALKLSLLNLSPLARRRWIDLHDAIEAQLGEFGELASVRPSGSKAADNLLRIAGVLAVVEESSVVEVDHIQRASALVGYYLTEIQRLTEQEPVCRVKEEADRLLRWLQVKDWKRFSIRELNRNGPRFARKSSRHASRLLVELLNHHWLITDGHTFEVRHVQS; the protein is encoded by the coding sequence ATGCAGCAGCTAGATCCGAAGCTTGAACTACCGCGACCGCCTCGACCGCTGATTGAGTCGAATCCCGTGACCCAGCCTTATCCGGTGCAGGCACTGGGTGGGATTCTTGGGCCTGCGGTAGAGCGAATGGCCGGGGTCATAGGCGTGCCCCAGGCACTGGCCGCGCAATCAGTGTTGGCTGCCTCGGCGCTGGCCACTCAAGGTCATGCGGGCTTACAGCTCGACGGGAGAAATTATCCACTGTCGCTGTACCTGATCACGGTGGCCGCTTCAGGTGATCGCAAGACCGCCGCAGACCGATGTGCATTGCTGCCGGCACGGCAATGGGAGCGTGAACAGTGGCAGCGCTACCGCGAACAACTCGCCCTGTACCGTGCCGCACAGCGGCAGGCGCAACGTGCCAACCCTGTCGATCCCGCCCCCACAAACGGCGTGCTGCTCGAAGCGGAGCCCTCTGCACCTAGGTTGATCACCACGGACCCGACGATCGAAGCGCTGATCAAGGGGCTCTGCCATGACCTGCCCAGCATGGGACTGTTCTGCGATGAAGGGGGACAGTTCCTCGGCAGCAGCACCATGAGTCGGGATCACCGTTTGAAAGCGGTCACGACCTTGTCGTCACTCTGGGACGGTAGCCCGATTGATCGAGCGCGCTCCATGACAGGCGAAAGCCTACGGGCTTATGACCGGCGCTTGAGCCTGCACCTGATGTTGCAGCCGTATTTGGCCATGCAGTTACTCAGTGACCCGTTGCTACAGGGGCAAGGTATTCTCGGTCGCTGCCTGATGACCTGGCCTACCAGCCTGGCCGGACAGCGCAGTTACCAGGCCGTCGACTTGTCCAAAGACGCCGCCCTGAAGCGCTATCACCACCGTCTTTCGGCCCTGTTTCGTCAGCCGTGGTCACTTAGCCCTGACGGTGCTCTAAAGCTATCACTACTGAACCTCAGTCCATTGGCGCGTCGTCGCTGGATTGATTTACACGATGCCATCGAAGCCCAGCTGGGAGAGTTTGGCGAGCTGGCCAGCGTACGGCCCAGCGGATCAAAGGCAGCCGATAACCTGCTACGCATCGCCGGCGTTCTTGCAGTTGTGGAGGAGAGCAGCGTCGTGGAGGTCGACCATATCCAGCGGGCCTCCGCATTAGTCGGCTACTACCTCACCGAGATCCAGCGCCTGACTGAGCAGGAGCCAGTGTGTCGAGTTAAGGAAGAGGCGGACCGGCTGCTGCGCTGGTTGCAGGTCAAGGATTGGAAGCGCTTCAGTATTCGAGAGCTGAATCGCAACGGTCCCCGCTTTGCCCGCAAGAGCAGTCGTCATGCTTCCAGGCTGTTGGTTGAGTTGCTGAATCATCATTGGCTGATTACCGACGGCCACACCTTCGAGGTGCGCCATGTTCAATCTTGA
- a CDS encoding LasR-specific antiactivator QslA, which translates to MFDLSLLIGLPKPTSIDTSSLTPEDAAIRLRQAATLRLNGAQSVLLHFPQDVELAVELLDDAAVLYDKAFRNLTGIPAQSVHQQIHEYVSVPSAEGSPAIQTPWGDEFAPVIKEGVRCAETWLEGSSLPLWWALSQNRKRHRPGDPQEAFEAGFLLRLQQTLIMRRESVTSQSTRFDA; encoded by the coding sequence ATGTTTGATCTTTCGCTTCTCATCGGCCTCCCCAAACCTACCAGCATCGATACTTCATCGCTTACCCCTGAAGATGCAGCGATTAGACTGCGGCAGGCTGCCACTCTCCGACTTAACGGAGCCCAGAGTGTTCTGCTTCATTTTCCGCAAGACGTTGAGCTTGCAGTAGAGTTGTTGGATGACGCCGCCGTGTTGTACGACAAGGCATTCCGGAATTTAACTGGCATTCCGGCTCAAAGCGTCCATCAACAGATCCATGAGTATGTCTCTGTCCCGTCCGCTGAAGGGTCTCCCGCGATCCAAACACCGTGGGGTGATGAGTTCGCGCCGGTAATAAAGGAGGGCGTTCGTTGCGCGGAGACTTGGCTTGAAGGCTCATCACTTCCGTTATGGTGGGCGCTGTCTCAGAACCGAAAGCGTCATCGTCCAGGTGATCCACAAGAGGCATTTGAAGCCGGTTTTTTGCTACGGTTGCAGCAGACGCTGATCATGCGACGTGAGTCCGTCACTTCCCAATCAACCCGCTTTGATGCCTGA
- a CDS encoding integrase domain-containing protein encodes MARVGKRAGRNFGFGRQLSYAGAQALKDLFGGGHFATVKAHSDRWQAFVNWCRSDDGPRVNDARQIDREILMRYAVHVREQVDQGSVGIATAHNRLSSVNRTMAALRGDQYVKIPSPSKALGLQRSIVRSEAPQGQDRIQVRLIAQMLSERHQARVSAIVLLARETGMRLREAILADLPRLQREAQRLGKINIQDGTKGGRSGASAPRWITVTDQVRDALDWASAASPNGSRNLLAPDESYKDFMQAVVRPARDFLHEQGLKGFHELRAAYACERYEQLTGLNTPVNGGRVHREDRELDQRARQQISHELGHNRIDVVSAYIGGRG; translated from the coding sequence ATGGCTCGGGTCGGTAAGCGAGCGGGGCGCAATTTCGGCTTCGGTCGCCAGCTTAGCTATGCTGGAGCGCAAGCACTGAAAGACCTGTTTGGCGGCGGTCATTTCGCTACCGTCAAAGCTCATAGCGATCGCTGGCAGGCTTTCGTGAATTGGTGTCGATCCGATGACGGACCGAGGGTCAACGACGCGCGTCAGATAGACCGCGAGATCCTCATGCGGTACGCCGTCCACGTGCGGGAGCAGGTTGATCAGGGAAGCGTCGGCATTGCCACCGCGCACAACCGACTGTCCAGCGTGAACCGAACGATGGCCGCGCTGCGCGGTGATCAGTACGTCAAAATCCCCAGTCCGAGTAAGGCGCTAGGCCTACAGCGTTCAATCGTGCGTAGTGAGGCCCCGCAAGGCCAAGACCGTATACAGGTCAGGCTGATTGCGCAAATGCTCTCAGAGCGACACCAAGCGAGGGTGAGTGCCATTGTTCTCTTAGCCCGGGAGACGGGCATGCGCCTGCGTGAAGCGATCTTGGCCGACCTGCCGCGGTTGCAACGAGAGGCTCAACGACTGGGCAAGATCAACATCCAGGATGGCACTAAAGGTGGTCGATCAGGAGCCTCGGCACCGCGCTGGATTACGGTGACGGATCAAGTTCGCGATGCCCTGGATTGGGCCAGCGCGGCCTCACCCAATGGCAGTCGGAATTTGTTGGCGCCCGACGAAAGCTACAAAGACTTTATGCAGGCAGTTGTGCGACCGGCACGGGACTTCCTGCATGAGCAGGGGTTGAAAGGTTTTCATGAGCTACGGGCGGCTTACGCCTGTGAGCGCTATGAGCAACTGACTGGCTTGAATACACCTGTCAATGGCGGTCGTGTTCATCGAGAGGATCGAGAGCTTGATCAGCGTGCACGACAGCAGATCAGCCACGAATTGGGGCACAACCGCATCGATGTGGTGAGTGCCTACATCGGAGGTCGGGGATGA